From the genome of Vitis riparia cultivar Riparia Gloire de Montpellier isolate 1030 chromosome 2, EGFV_Vit.rip_1.0, whole genome shotgun sequence:
GATCATTAATAAGACAAATCCCTTGTTCATGTGAATAAGGGGCATCATATTTCAATCATCCTCAAATCACTCAGTATTGGGCTTAATAGTAGTAAACCAAAATCAACGAAAAGCCCATCATTTTCAAAAGCCCATTCATGCGGCCCATCTACTAAGGAGACAGATGATAAAACATAGAGAATATTTAAGGGTATGTTTGGCATGTGTGTTAGAGGGGACCTTACGTCAAATCCATACACTCTGTGGACTTATCAAATTGTCTATTGTGAACGTTTCCATGGCTCAAAACCATCTCTATAATAATTCAGTatgcaaaacaatttttaaatttattcttggccaagaaaattataaatttaaatataatttttttaattattttccattcATTTATATACGtatagggggtgtttggtacgtcggaataaggaatgaaaataatattttgtttccttttctatttcttagtgaaatggaatgaatttgatgatttcatttctagcatttggatgaacttaggaatgcaagattggaatgattatttgtttccattccgatgtttgataataataggaatggaaatgaaaaagaaataaatttacaataatatccttacatataatttaaaatattttttttagttttacttttattttaaaaaaataaaatttgagagattttttgttattaaataataagactaaaaattatatatacactcaataaataaaaaattaaccataaaaaatcatataaccctaatgtacaaatattcaattattatttttattaaaaatttgaataatttgtcatgcttaagtagttataaaattatatttttcaaaaaaaaattatttaatataatatttaaattttcaaagctagcaaatgtttttcttattttcaaaagaggaaataaaagaattcataaCTTTAACTAGGAAAGGAAGACGccgataataataaacaaaggggaaaaaaaaccaaaagttttgcttttgtttgtttttttctttttatttttttcctaaccattaaaaattttcaatattgtaaacacgtgaaatcgaaaaatctttttccaaccatttcaatttttctctccagtttccattaatacaagataaaaaaacatcaaagattccaaacataaattaataaaaaaaaattaatcgatttatagagaagaataaacacatataaagaagtagaagaaaaaagaaaaaataaggtaaacctgatcgaagatgtagaagggagttttcataacctagttgcagcaaacaatgacgaatcctaaatccaacaatcaaaatgaacatccaaaaccctataaattagaaattgagtttttttttttttaaatatcgtggaaggtttaattgattcaatttggaagaatcacttattgcagagaattggatgatgagtgggtctctagctttgcaaagaagataagaagtggatgatgaatggatctctacctttacaaagaagataatcgggtttgaagaacaagataagagggtaaaatagtaatttaggttattttatattatcaaataggtttaatgaatcaaaaaaccacctacttttaatgaatgcaaattcaactcataagttggatttgatttctttcggaataattttttatttcatttccgtcttcttaacatttatccaaacataggaataagggagaaaatgaatgagatgtctattcccactccctattcccTGTGTACCAAACACGCCcataaagttttcaaaatattttttttataattttatttattttttttttaaaaaaaaactttcaaaacactttgagagagagagagaggtcattttttttttttttcacttgtttttgtATGATATATAGAATGTTATTGTATGTGGCTGATATTGAATGAAAGAcgtatatgaataaaaattgataaatactGAAGTGGAATTACAGCACAAACGATAGGTTGGGGGTGCAGGGCAATGTCCCTACGGTACGATTCATgggtatttttagaattttaatacttaatggTAGTATAGTGAAAGTTTTTCTTCATGTTCCAGTGGACATAGATAATTTGTCAAACCGCGTTAAATCGTTAAATCTAAgtattttcttttgcttttctctAATTTGAATCGTGGCaagaaaattaacatataaCAGTTGCAGTACCATCTCTCACAAATCATATGGAATTTCAACTACACATATTTTGATATTACAGGCAAAAGCAACTAGGTTTCATATACTGCATACACCCATGCATCCAATTGTGTGATTGAACAAATAGGGGGGTGGGTACTGGTAAGTCTCAGAGACAAGCTGGACACTGCACTAACCCATTTTCATTGCACTCGGAGCACCTCTCCTTCGTCTCCCCCACCATCACTTTACAGCTTCCTCCACATTCCAGGCATGGCACGAACCTTGCTCCTCCGCACCCTTCACACCCTTGCCTCCCTACTCCTCTCTCCACTTTCGCGCAGTTCAGCAGTTTTCCCAGTCGTCCCCACTCGTTCAGCTCCACCACCTCCTCCACGCCCCCCACGTACCTACCCTTTACAAAGAGCCTCGGCACGCTCGCTTCTTCTCCCAGGAGCTCTCTCAGCTCCTTCAAGAACTCGCCGTGCAGGGACACGTCACGCTCGTCGAACACCACCCTGTGGCTCTCCAGCACCGATCTCAGGCGGTTGCAGTCCTCGTACGTCCTCCTCACGCCTCCCAACGACGTCGTGTAGAGGACGAGAGAGTCGGCGCCGCCCGGAGGGCATTTCTCCGGGTACTCGCTCAGTGGGTCCCTCCTGCTCATCATTTTATCAAAGTTCGCcgattttccttctctttctctctcctgtCTGTCTCTCAGTATGAACATGTTGTCCTTCACCGGCCTCATCCCCTCAGACACTACCACCGCCGGCG
Proteins encoded in this window:
- the LOC117926886 gene encoding uncharacterized protein LOC117926886, yielding MGCSSSKRIEATVDVYRPAPASFAVFDINTIEEPWLKVDHAPEHHQEKPTHLPPLILEKLNALEEGPRSWDEVSRALEDLKPTLHSPAPAVTDADKPPQPQPQPPAQDSPTLKPQATRKSLSFHTVAELDTKLSSKSTESTKTELKKTESMRISSKKPESRDAAAAKVAPAVVVSEGMRPVKDNMFILRDRQEREREGKSANFDKMMSRRDPLSEYPEKCPPGGADSLVLYTTSLGGVRRTYEDCNRLRSVLESHRVVFDERDVSLHGEFLKELRELLGEEASVPRLFVKGRYVGGVEEVVELNEWGRLGKLLNCAKVERGVGRQGCEGCGGARFVPCLECGGSCKVMVGETKERCSECNENGLVQCPACL